ATCCATTGATTTCAAATGTACGTATTATAATTTGTTTGGAATATTACAAATATTtatagaaatcaatttttttcatttttgctgGAAAATTGGATGAGACCAATGGGATAATGATAAATCAATGTtgaaaacttcattttcgaCATCGATTTCTAGTTTTTCataactaattattattttcgaaaaatttctgaattctgttatcggaaatatatgaaatatcaACATCTTATTTGGATATTTCCTTGAAAAGATTAAATTATTGAAGGACTTAATATTACTCGTTTCGAATAAGTCGTAGTGAAAAGTATAAAGgcgtttttgttcgaaaaatgaTACCGAAAAGCATTATCgcaacataagaataataaagcATTTCTCTGTAGGTAGCAAGGGGTTTTCGATGACACAGCTGATAAGCTTCCAAACTACCTAGACTGAATCATCACTGATTCTGGAATGTTCCACACCTTAGAAGAAACATTAAAAACGAATAAGAAATCAGGAAGCCATTCAATGATTTGTCTGTATTGATCGAGTAGAAGCCAATCAAAATGTCAGCCTCAGCGCCTTCAACgatcattttttcaatattcgtgagtgacattcgaaaaaaactataaatggaaaaatttcaaacaatgttccGTTATTTCCGAAGTCTTCGTGAAACTCTCACCTCATTCGAAGAACACCatattgaaatgagcaaaaaatgttctcGAAATCGCTACTAACCTTAATATTTGctgtaaaaaatttcagaaaatttataataattttgcTAAAATAATTGCTAGTCATGGGACCAATCAACAGACGTTTCGTGTCTTTCATACTCAATTCAAGGGAAGGAATATGAATCAAGGAAATATAATATCCACTACAGTACCTACTGCTTCTGCAATCtctcaactcatttttttcCCCCAAAACATTGAATCATATACAGTACCTACATTTATTCCTCACAAATCTCGACGGTAGTGACGAAAATATGTTCAACCGAATTTTTTTCACTCCAATAACGTCACCTGTAGTATTTCGATTGATTAaagaaaaattcattcgaaatcattTTGCAAGCAACACTTCATGAACTGTCTTTGAACTGACAAACGATTACACGTAGTTTATTATTTGCTTAGACAttgtgatttcgaaataaatatggAAACCTATAAGTGAATCGCCTTATTAGGTTATACCTACACCCACAACGGATAGTAGTGTTAATCTGTCTAAAACGGTGGGAATGGGCGGAAAATGATGACAAATATGCTCTACATTCGAAAAacatcacttttttcaaatcCGTTAATGGAAATCCTTATTTCGGCATAAAAACTTCCGAAAGTGACGAAATGAGGTACATTTACCATACATAAGTACATCTCTATAATACGCGTATTTCGTTTGATGAACTTCAATATGATATGAGtccataaattgaggtgaaatTCTGTCGACGTTTTGATTTTATCGAAACCATCATCCTGGCACTGAAAGAGCAATATAAAACTAtgttaaaatatacatatatcggccgtttttgaattaaaatgaaCTAAAAGTTATAAAGCTCGCTTGATTATAGATTTTTGGGTATGATGAATCTCTGAGCGAAGGTTTTGGCTGATCGCACATTGAATTGGCAAAAAAATCATGCATTTGAGGAAAGCGATGCATCGAAGAAAAACTTTCATGTATGAAAATGAACTATAAAAGGGAACACTGTAATTGCTTATTTATTAATcagataataataatcatttattCGAATAGGAAAGGAGGCGTATAGCCTATAAACTTGCAGAGTACAGAAAGAGAACGAAAATATTGTGCGTTACGAAAAGGAATGACATATGAACAAGGATAgcaaaaactaaaataatcgaaacaaaacaaacCCTGGACTAGCATACACATCACCCGAGGAATGAAACATTGTATCTATGATAAGGATCCAAAACCCCTAAGTTTGTTTATAAGTGAAGATCAAAAATTTCAGCCCTCAACAAGGGgggatatttattgaaaataaccaAAGTCAGGTAGCAGAACGAATCGGTTAGTACctacatttttcattcattccctGAATTTCGAAGAGTGAAGTTCCTAATTCTTAAAATTTTAGTTATACttttaaagttgaaaattggcgttatacgaaaatcaaaatggtaagttgattttatatatatttttcatttcaagaattctgaattttttcgtatttctcaAAATGTTATTGAGATTGAAAAGTATTTCGAGTTCCtttaataatttataataactAGATTAAAATTGATGTAATATCATATTATGTTTTGGTTTTTTTTCAGTCTGCTCAAATACCAATACAAAGTTCTTGGGAGGAGTTCATACTGCCGACAAGGATTGCCTTCTTGACtcaagaaaaattaaacaaattgagaaaaatagagttACGTAAGAAGGTGATCATTCACGATTTAATTCGAAATAATCAGAGTGTGCTGGATCGTTTAAAAGATCTGAGGTTCTATAGAGGCAGTCATTCAGcgaatctgagaagaacatcagaaattcttgatgtcaaattgACTAAGGCTTTATATATTAAGAGAATATTGGAAATAACTGTCCGcggaaagaagaagaaggaaatACTGAACATGGAAATATCCGAATTAGGTGGAGCGATCAGACACCAGAAAACTCACAGGCATCGTGATTTTGAACCAACCATATCTCCACTAGCCATATATTCAAATGATATGCGGAATCGCGGAATGAAGAGAAAACGAGATTATCGATAAAATGGATTGAATCAAGATAAATCAATAAACGAATgtaaatattgtaaatattGTAATATAACGTCACCTGTAGTATTTCgattgattatagaaaaattcattcgaaatcattTTGCAAGCAACACCTCATGAACTGTCTTTGAACTGACAAACGATTACACGTAGTTTATTATTTGCTTAGACAttgtgatttcgaaataaatatggAAACCTATAAGTGAACCGCCTTATTAGGTTATACCTACACCC
The window above is part of the Coccinella septempunctata chromosome 8, icCocSept1.1, whole genome shotgun sequence genome. Proteins encoded here:
- the LOC123318998 gene encoding uncharacterized protein LOC123318998; this encodes MSAQIPIQSSWEEFILPTRIAFLTQEKLNKLRKIELRKKVIIHDLIRNNQSVLDRLKDLRFYRGSHSANLRRTSEILDVKLTKALYIKRILEITVRGKKKKEILNMEISELGGAIRHQKTHRHRDFEPTISPLAIYSNDMRNRGMKRKRDYR